A genomic window from Streptomyces sp. WMMC940 includes:
- a CDS encoding DUF1877 family protein → MGRHLLAAGTEPGEEEERDPDDLAEIAVFGAEPFPCGATAVQGIPLRFVRPATAAATAASVESMFDSARDVFDTEAMTAAGVYKSPWDRDQILDLLPQYARLYRLAAELNECVLVVHD, encoded by the coding sequence GTGGGACGCCACTTACTGGCTGCTGGCACGGAACCGGGGGAGGAGGAAGAGCGGGATCCGGACGATCTGGCCGAGATCGCGGTGTTCGGAGCGGAGCCGTTCCCCTGTGGAGCCACCGCCGTGCAGGGGATTCCCCTCCGATTCGTCCGGCCGGCGACGGCAGCTGCTACTGCCGCGTCCGTGGAGAGCATGTTCGACAGTGCTCGGGACGTGTTCGACACCGAGGCGATGACGGCCGCCGGCGTCTACAAGTCGCCGTGGGATCGCGACCAGATCCTCGACCTGTTGCCGCAGTACGCGCGGCTGTATCGGCTTGCCGCCGAGCTGAATGAATGTGTTCTCGTCGTTCATGACTGA